In Sulfurospirillum tamanense, one DNA window encodes the following:
- a CDS encoding thioredoxin family protein: protein MALIESALVELGTPLQHFALEDPNGKAYGSKELMGKTGLLIYVVCNHCPYNQALWERLVEVAEFASKVDVGVVAINPNIHPNYPEDSPAHMLDKITEFNLPFPYLIDHRQKVARSLGATCTPDIFLFDGEDKLFYHGRVDDYWKDASKVKKEELRDAITLLFSGKQPPQEQMPSMGCSIKWTDTITG, encoded by the coding sequence ATGGCACTGATTGAATCTGCTCTTGTAGAGCTTGGAACACCGCTACAGCATTTTGCCCTTGAAGACCCTAATGGCAAAGCCTATGGCTCAAAAGAGTTAATGGGGAAAACGGGGTTGTTGATTTATGTGGTCTGTAACCATTGCCCGTACAATCAAGCCCTTTGGGAACGGTTAGTAGAAGTGGCAGAATTTGCTTCTAAAGTAGATGTGGGCGTGGTGGCGATTAACCCTAACATTCACCCCAATTACCCAGAGGATTCGCCTGCGCACATGCTTGATAAAATTACCGAATTTAACCTTCCTTTTCCTTATCTTATTGATCATCGTCAAAAAGTTGCACGCTCTTTGGGTGCTACGTGCACACCCGATATTTTTCTCTTTGATGGCGAGGATAAGTTGTTTTATCATGGTCGAGTAGATGATTATTGGAAGGACGCGAGCAAGGTCAAAAAAGAGGAATTGCGTGACGCCATTACGTTGCTTTTTAGTGGTAAACAGCCACCGCAAGAACAGATGCCCTCCATGGGCTGTTCGATAAAATGGACCGATACTATTACGGGGTAA
- a CDS encoding M20/M25/M40 family metallo-hydrolase has translation MPSDVLAHFSTLCAIPHCSFDTEAMRAHLVQEAKACGASVRVDKAGNILAQKGSPKVCLQAHYDMVCMGSAPRILLQEEAGYLCAKGSSLGADNGMGVAMMLSLLHTQDHLECLFTNNEEVGLLGANGLEMQIQSPCLLNLDSEEEGKVFVGCAGGVDIIGTCSPEFTKAPAGWALYEICVSGLRGGHSGIQIHENIPNAIVLLVHALAEQECALVHLEGGERINSIPTAARAVVMMPKPFTCKEPFFTCKALAQRCEKVVANSDTILKTLCAFSQGVRGWDVALAIPSQSINLSLLSFSEGSLRVEFFARAMSTEGLDALKKETKALLELGGFSVAFKDETLPWNPHIGPFALLVKEEAAAVWGKAEFAGIHAGLECGVLLSKHDAPLEVCSLGPQIEAPHTVKERCLVASVHRVVEIVERIVTRKTYGTD, from the coding sequence GTGCCATCGGACGTTTTAGCGCATTTTAGCACCTTGTGTGCCATCCCTCATTGCAGTTTCGACACAGAAGCGATGCGTGCTCATCTCGTGCAAGAAGCAAAAGCCTGTGGTGCTTCCGTGCGCGTGGATAAAGCAGGCAATATTTTGGCGCAAAAAGGCTCGCCCAAGGTATGTTTGCAAGCCCATTATGACATGGTGTGCATGGGCAGTGCGCCTCGCATTTTACTCCAAGAAGAAGCGGGGTATTTGTGCGCCAAAGGGTCTTCTTTGGGAGCAGATAATGGCATGGGTGTGGCAATGATGCTCTCTTTGCTCCACACTCAAGACCACCTAGAATGTCTCTTTACAAACAACGAAGAAGTGGGGCTTTTGGGTGCAAATGGGTTGGAAATGCAGATTCAAAGCCCTTGTTTGCTTAACCTTGACAGTGAAGAGGAGGGCAAAGTGTTTGTGGGGTGTGCCGGAGGCGTGGACATCATCGGCACATGCTCCCCTGAGTTTACCAAAGCCCCTGCGGGTTGGGCACTGTATGAAATTTGTGTTTCGGGCTTGCGCGGTGGGCATTCGGGGATTCAGATTCATGAAAATATCCCCAACGCCATTGTGCTGCTCGTCCACGCTTTAGCAGAACAAGAATGCGCGCTTGTGCACCTAGAGGGCGGAGAGCGGATTAACTCTATTCCCACAGCAGCACGCGCGGTTGTAATGATGCCAAAACCCTTTACATGTAAAGAGCCTTTTTTTACATGTAAAGCACTTGCGCAACGGTGTGAAAAGGTTGTGGCGAATTCTGATACAATACTCAAAACACTTTGTGCGTTTTCGCAAGGTGTGCGTGGTTGGGATGTAGCCTTGGCGATTCCAAGTCAAAGCATTAACCTTTCGCTCCTTTCTTTCTCTGAAGGCTCTTTGCGCGTAGAGTTTTTTGCGCGTGCCATGAGCACAGAAGGGTTAGATGCACTCAAGAAAGAGACAAAGGCGCTTTTGGAGCTTGGGGGTTTTAGTGTGGCATTTAAGGATGAAACTCTTCCATGGAACCCTCACATTGGGCCATTTGCTTTACTGGTAAAAGAAGAAGCGGCGGCCGTTTGGGGAAAAGCCGAGTTTGCAGGAATTCATGCAGGATTAGAGTGTGGCGTGTTGCTTTCAAAGCACGATGCACCGCTTGAGGTGTGTTCTCTTGGGCCGCAAATTGAGGCGCCTCACACAGTAAAAGAGCGGTGTTTGGTGGCTTCTGTACACCGTGTGGTCGAGATTGTTGAAAGAATTGTAACAAGGAAAACCTATGGCACTGATTGA